GCCGCTGCCGGTGTCGATCGTGGGCATGGACCACCCGCCGTCGCGTGCGGCGGCGGCGGCCTGCTGGAGTTGGTTGACGGTACGGGGGATCTCACCGCCGACGAATCGCGTCGGCGCGGGCAGGGCGGTTTCTTCGTTCGCCTTGGCCGCGAGTTTCTCGGCGTTTTGCTCGATGCGCGATGCGTATGCTTCGAGGAAACCGGCGAGTTTTTCGCCGGGCAGCGAGCGCGAGACTTCGTACGCCTCGCTGGCGGCGGCGAGCGCGGCGTCCAGGTCGGACCACTTGCTCACGGGGAAGACATCCGGCAGCGGCTCGCGCGTCGCGGGGTTCTTGGCTTGGAAGGTGTCGGCGGCGTCGGCTTGCCGCCAGTCGCCGGCGATCAGGATGGGTTGGGTGGCCACGGGGGCTCCTTGGTTATGTTTTTTAGTGGGACAGACAATCCTGTCTGCCTTCCGCAAAGCCGAATCGAGTGAGCGGTCCATCTCGGCCTTTGGCCGATAGCAGACAAGCATGTCTGCCCCACGACTTATGCCTTCGCGGGGATCGCGGGGCGGGTCTTGATCGCGTCGTGGATGATCGCGAGGACTTCCTCGCGTTCTTTGCCTTCGATGTTGAGGCGCGGCGCCCGGCAGCGTTCGTTGCCGTAGCCGCACTCCTGCGACGCGAGCTTGATGTACTGCACCAGCTTGGGCAGGGTGTCCAGGTGCAAGAGCGGGGTATACCACTGATACACCTTCTGGGCTTCCTTAAAGTCGCCCGCTTCGCACAGGTCCCAGATCAGCGCGTTTTCTGCGGGGAAGGCGTTGACCAGCCCGCTGATCCAGCCCTCCGCGCCGAGGATGTACGACTCGAGGAACAGGTCGTCGACGCCGCAGAACAGTGTGAACCGGTCGCCCACCGCGTTGCGCAGGTCGGTGATCCGGCGGGGGTCTTCGCTGCTCTCCTTGATCGCGACGATGTTGTCGATGTGCGTCAGTTTCTTGAACGTCTCGGGCATGATGTCGATGCCGTACGAGACGGGGTTGTTGTAGATCATGATCGGCAGCGCCGTCGCGGCGGCCACGGCCTCGAAGTGCGCGAGCGTCTCGCGCTCATCGCTTTTGTAGACCATCGCGGGCAGGACCATCAGCCCGTCGACGCCGGCCTGCGCCGCATCCTTCGCGAACTGGCAGGCCTGCGCGGTGGTGTACTCGGCGACACCCGTCAACACCGGCACCTTGCCGCCGATGCGTTCGACGGTGGCCTTGAGGACCGCGATCTTCTCGTCGTGGGTCAGTGAGCAGTTCTCGCCGACCGTGCCGAGCATGACCATGCCGTGGACGCCGGCGTCGAGCATCGCGTCGAGGTGGTCCATCGTCGTAGGCAGGTCGAGCGAGCCGCATTCGTTGAATTGGGTGCAGGCGGCGGGGAAGACGCCTTTCCAGTCGGTGTTCATCGCGGTTTCTCAAATGGGTTGGAGTGGGTCGGCCAGGTGGGCGACCCATGATACTGATTTAGCGTGCAATGTCAATTTTGGCATGCCGACCGCCTAGGGCTCCCGATGCGCAAGGTGGTCGATCATCTTGGCCGTGTTGGGCTGCTGGGCTCGGATGTGGCGGGTGAGGGCCTTGGCCGCCCCGCGTAGGTCACTGGCGATCAAAGCCTCGAGGATCTCGATGTGCTGACGGGCCATAGCTTGGGTCGCGTTGGGCTCGAGCGCTGCGTAGTCGAAGAGCGCGTTGTAGAACGTGCCGTGGTTGGCGAAGAAGTCGATGATGTAGCGGTTGTTGGACTGCTCGATCCAGTAGGCGTGCAGCCGGTTGTCGAGCTGGACCGTTCGGCCGCGCCCGCCGGGGTCGTTGCCTTCGAGGTAGGTCTGGAGCACGGCCGGGTCGAGCCGATCACGCGCCAGGCGCATCGCCTTGACCTCGAGTGTCTCGCGGATGTCGAGGTAGTCGAGCATGTCTTTTTCGCGGTAGGGCCGGACCAGCCAGCCGCAGCGCGGGACGCGGGTGAGGAGCCCCTGGCCCGCGAGCTGGCCGAAGACCCGACGGACGACCGTGCGGCCGATGCCGAACTGCTCGGCCGCCTCCGCCTCGCGCAGGTAGTGCTCGTCCCGCGTCAGGCTTCGCACGACCACAGCGTCGGTGATGCGCTGCTCGATCGAGCCGTCGGGCTCGCCGATGAGATCGACATCCACGCTGTCGAGCGCCGCGACGGCGACGAGATCGACCTCGATCCGGCCGTTGGCCTGCTTGCGCAGAAGCCCCTGGTCGATGAGCTCGCCGACCGCCTGACGCACAGGCATCGGGCTGACGCCGAAGTGGCTGGAGATCGCGGTCAGCGTCAGCTTGAACGGCAGTGGGTCCGAGCCGGCGAGCAGGACGACGAGTTCGCGCTGGATACGATCCGAAAGGGTCATGGGCTGCTCCTGTGGGTACATGATAGCCCCGTGGGCCGGCCGGTAAGATGGTGCGATGGCATCCAAGCCGAACCCCGCTATTGAGCCCCCGGAACGCGTCAGCCCGGGGTCGTCTGTGACGCTGCTGCCGGGGGTCGGCCCGGCCCGCGCGGCGGCGCTCCATCGGCTGGGCATCCAGACCCTCGCGGACCTGCTGCGCCACCGCCCGACGCGCTACGAGAAGCTCGACGCCGAGGGGCGGATCGCGGACCTGCCGGTGTTTGAAGATGTCGTCGCCACGGCGCGCGGGACGCTCAATGCGGTGCGCTGGGTCCCCGCGCAGGGCCGGGGCAAGAAGGGACGGTTCCAGGCCACGCTCGAAGACGACTCGGGCACGCTCGCCCTGGTCTGGTTCCACGCGGGCTACCTCCGCGACACGCTACACGCCGGGCAGATGCTCCGCGTGCAGGGCAAGGTCAAACGCTTCGATGGCTATCCGCAGATGGTCAACCCCAAGTGGGAAAAACTAAAGGGTGAAGACGACACGCCGGTGCAGGGCGACCGCCTGCGGCCGGTCTACCCCTCGACCGAAGGGCTGCCCAGCCACGCGATCGAGAAGCTCGTGTACGAAGCGCTCGACCGCGTCCTGCCCGGCATGGTCGACCCGCTGCCCGAATCACTCACCCAGGCGCACAACCTGCTGCCGCTCGCCGAAGCGTTCGAGAAGCTGCATCGGCCGACGGAGCCCGATGGCCACAAGGAGGCCCGGCGTCGCCTGGCGTACAACGAGTTGCTGCTGCTCCAACTCGGCATCGCGATGAAACGCGCCTACGTCGCCAAACGCCAGGCGGCACCCACGCTCACTCACAACGACGCGATCGACCAGCGCATCCGCAAGCGTTTCCCGTTCGAGTTGACGCCGTCTCAGGACAAGGTCATCGCCGAGGTCGCTGCCGACCTCGTCACCGAGACGCCGATGAATCGGCTGGTGCAGGGGGACGTCGGCTCGGGCAAGACAGTGGTCGCGCTCTACGCGATGCTGCTCGCGGTCAGCGGCCGCAAACAGGCGGCGATGATGGCACCGACCGAGCTCTTAGCCGAGCAGCACTTCCGATCGATCAGTGACCTGCTGGAAGGTTCGGATGTCACGGTCCGGCTGCTCACCGGCGGGGCGTCCACGTCGCGTTCCAAGGCACGCAAGGCACTGCTCGCCGAGATCGCGGACGGCAGCGCCGACATCGTGGTCGGTACGCAGGCGCTGGTCACCGATGCGGTCGTGTTCAAAGACCTCGGCGTTGCGGTGGTCGATGAGCAGCACCGCTTCGGCGTCATGCAGCGCGCCCGCCTGCGCTCGGCGGGTGAAACCACCGACGACGGCAGGCTGCGCGTCCCGCACCACCTGGTGATGACCGCGACGCCGATCCCGCGCACGCTGTCGCTCACGATCTTTGGCGACCTGGACGTCTCGACTATCACCGGCAAGCCGCCGGGCCGGGTGCCCATCGAGAGCCGCGTCGTCGCCGAGTTCCAGACCGAAACGGTCTATGAGTACCTCTCCACCCGGCTTGAGCGCGGCGAGCAGGCATACATCGTCGTGCCCGCGATCGATGGGCCCGGTGATGACGACGACGCGGCGGGTGGGACGGCACTTAAGAGCGTGGCCGAACACGCCAAGCTGCTGCGCGAGAAGCTGGGCAGCACCTACGAAGTCGCGGAGGTGCACGGCCGGCTGTCGCGCGACGAGCGTGAGCATGTCATGGAGCGGTTTCGTGACGGCAGCGCGCACGTGCTGGTGGCGACGACCGTGATCGAGGTCGGGGTCGATGTGCCCAACGCGAGTGTTATGGTCATCGAGCACGCCGAGCGGTTTGGGCTCGCGCAGCTCCACCAGTTGCGCGGCCGGATCGGGCGCGGAGCGTCGGAGCGCGTCCCGCTGTGCGTGTTTGTGGCCGAGCCGACCACGGACGACGCGATCGACAGGATCAACGCGATCGCGGCAACGAACGACGGGTTCAAGATCGCGGAGGAAGACTTGCGTATCCGCGGGATGGGGGAGTTCTTCGGAACCAAACAGTCCGGGATGCCGCCGCTGCGCGTCGCGGATATCCCGGGGGACTTGGACCTGCTTCAGCTCGCGCGCCTCGATGCGCAGCGACTCATTGAAACGGACTGGCTGCTAAAGCAGCCAGTCCATGGGTTACTGCGTCGGGTATTGCTGCACCAGTACGGCGAGTCGCTTGGGTTGATCGACGTCGGCTAGACACGATCGGCCTAGAACGGTGCGGTGATCTGGATGCGGCCGACGACCAGGCCGTCTTCGCCGCGCCAGAGCTGCATCTTCATCAAGCTGTACTGGTCGAGCATCTGGATCATCTCGCCCAGCTCGCCGCCGACGACGGGGACGTCGATCCCCAGGGCCGGGCCTTCGTCTTCGATGAAGCTGCGCCAGGTCCGGAGCAGGTCCGCGAAGCCGTCGGGCCGGACGGTGACGGCGAGGATCGGCGTCTGGGCAAGTTCATGCACCGGGCCTTCGAGCCGCATCTGGAACGGCTCGCCCGCGCGCTCGGCGTCGATGCACTGCTGGAAGAACAGCTCCTGCGTGCAGACGACGTAGTAGTCGCCGACCCGGCCGTAGACGACCTGCATCGCTTCGAGCTCGGGCCAGCCCGACTGCTGGGCGAGCGGCTTGCCGATCTGCGCGACGCGGTAGGTCGTGTCTTCGTAGGTATTGCGTTCGAAGCGGATCGGATCGACACCCCACTGCGCCGTCGCGAGGTTCGCGAGCAGCATGGTCTTGTCCATCATCCCGGTAAGGTCGTTGGTCACCAGCACGTCGTCCATCTTCACCGCGAGCCCAACGACGGGGATGTCCAGGCCGACGGCCGGATCGACGTCGTCGCCATCGACCGAGCCCATGAACAGGACGGTCGGCGTGCCGAGCTTAGGCAGGATGTCTTCGGTGAAGGATGCGGGCGCGGCGAGCATGTTCAGCCCGGCCATCAGCTCGGGCTGGTCCGCACCGTCGGGCGCCACGAGGTTGAACGTCGCGGCGGCAAGCGTCGCCGCGGGCAGCGGGCCGAAGTCTGCGACCTCGGTCTCGCCGAGCATGCTCAACAGGTCCTCGAACCCGGCGGACTTGCCGAAGTACGCGACGTCCATGCCGTTGCCCACGCGGGTCACACCCATCGCGTGAGACTCTTCTTCGCCGGCCGCGACGTACATCGTGACCGTGCGCTCGACCGGCAGCAGCCCGGTCCAGTGCGCGTAGCCCGCAGTGTCGGCGAGGGAGGAGGCGTCCCCGAGGTCGGCGAGGACGACCCGCATGTAGTCGAGGGCCTGGATGTCGCAGAGCCCGACCCAGCCGTCGGTGATCGCGATGCAACCGCCGCCGTCAGCCGTGCGGTAGAGCGTCGCGTCGCCGATGTTTTCGATCGCTTCAAGGAAAAGCCGGCCGCGCGCAAATGCCGCGTCGTCGTTGGCGACCTGCGTAAACACGACACCCTGGCTGTTCTCCTGCGCCCGCGGGCCGAAGAGTACGACGTCCCCGCCGAAGTAGGTGGCGAGGAAGGTGTCCATGTCCATGTCGAGCAGCGTGAGCAGGCCTTGCCACTGCGGCGAGTCTTCGACTTCGGCGAGCATCTCCTCGCCGCGCGGGCCTTCGGTCAGCGCGCCCAGCCAGTCGTTGAAGCCGTCGATGTGGACGTAGACCTGCGTGTCGGCGGGGGCGAGCTCGGCCGGTGCCTGCGCAGCGGCGGGCGACGCAAGGGCGGCGAGCAGCACGATGGGAAGCAGTAGGCGTTTCATGATCTAACTCCGGAAAACGGATTGGTGGAATGTGGCTCGGGCGTGATTGCGTACCGCGATCGGGCGCGTAGGTTGCAGCTACCCGCGCGGCCGATCTCGGCGGGGCGGCAAGACCTCGGCCGGGTCGGGCACGGGGTTGGCGATCCCCTGCGTGAGTGATTTGAGCGTCAGCTGGTCGCTGGTGTCGCTGATCGTCTTGGGGAAGGAAGCGGCGGGCCGGCTGAAGGTCGACGAGGTGTCGGCGATCAGCGTGCCAAGCTGGAGCGACTGGGCCAGGGCACGGCGTTCGGCCTCGGTGCGAGGGGTTTGCAGCGGCGCGGGCACATCGGTTTCGCCCGTGTTGTTGTCCGCGTCAGGCGACTCGACCGCGAGTTTGGGCGATGGTGTGGGCTGCTCGGCGATCGGTGTCGGGTCGGCCGTGTTGCCGTGACTGAAGAACACCGCCCAGCAAACCGCCCCGACGAGCAGCACCGCCGCGGCCGCAACGAGCGGGGCCCAGCCGATGCGCGCGAGCACAGGCGGCACGGCTGACGTCTCTTCCGCACGATCCAATACGCCGCGCACAAACACATCTCCACTCGCGGCGATATCGGCGTCGGGCTGGCGCAGGGTCTCCACCCACCGGCG
The sequence above is a segment of the Phycisphaeraceae bacterium D3-23 genome. Coding sequences within it:
- the recG gene encoding ATP-dependent DNA helicase RecG yields the protein MASKPNPAIEPPERVSPGSSVTLLPGVGPARAAALHRLGIQTLADLLRHRPTRYEKLDAEGRIADLPVFEDVVATARGTLNAVRWVPAQGRGKKGRFQATLEDDSGTLALVWFHAGYLRDTLHAGQMLRVQGKVKRFDGYPQMVNPKWEKLKGEDDTPVQGDRLRPVYPSTEGLPSHAIEKLVYEALDRVLPGMVDPLPESLTQAHNLLPLAEAFEKLHRPTEPDGHKEARRRLAYNELLLLQLGIAMKRAYVAKRQAAPTLTHNDAIDQRIRKRFPFELTPSQDKVIAEVAADLVTETPMNRLVQGDVGSGKTVVALYAMLLAVSGRKQAAMMAPTELLAEQHFRSISDLLEGSDVTVRLLTGGASTSRSKARKALLAEIADGSADIVVGTQALVTDAVVFKDLGVAVVDEQHRFGVMQRARLRSAGETTDDGRLRVPHHLVMTATPIPRTLSLTIFGDLDVSTITGKPPGRVPIESRVVAEFQTETVYEYLSTRLERGEQAYIVVPAIDGPGDDDDAAGGTALKSVAEHAKLLREKLGSTYEVAEVHGRLSRDEREHVMERFRDGSAHVLVATTVIEVGVDVPNASVMVIEHAERFGLAQLHQLRGRIGRGASERVPLCVFVAEPTTDDAIDRINAIAATNDGFKIAEEDLRIRGMGEFFGTKQSGMPPLRVADIPGDLDLLQLARLDAQRLIETDWLLKQPVHGLLRRVLLHQYGESLGLIDVG
- a CDS encoding dihydrodipicolinate synthase family protein, encoding MNTDWKGVFPAACTQFNECGSLDLPTTMDHLDAMLDAGVHGMVMLGTVGENCSLTHDEKIAVLKATVERIGGKVPVLTGVAEYTTAQACQFAKDAAQAGVDGLMVLPAMVYKSDERETLAHFEAVAAATALPIMIYNNPVSYGIDIMPETFKKLTHIDNIVAIKESSEDPRRITDLRNAVGDRFTLFCGVDDLFLESYILGAEGWISGLVNAFPAENALIWDLCEAGDFKEAQKVYQWYTPLLHLDTLPKLVQYIKLASQECGYGNERCRAPRLNIEGKEREEVLAIIHDAIKTRPAIPAKA
- a CDS encoding GntR family transcriptional regulator — encoded protein: MTLSDRIQRELVVLLAGSDPLPFKLTLTAISSHFGVSPMPVRQAVGELIDQGLLRKQANGRIEVDLVAVAALDSVDVDLIGEPDGSIEQRITDAVVVRSLTRDEHYLREAEAAEQFGIGRTVVRRVFGQLAGQGLLTRVPRCGWLVRPYREKDMLDYLDIRETLEVKAMRLARDRLDPAVLQTYLEGNDPGGRGRTVQLDNRLHAYWIEQSNNRYIIDFFANHGTFYNALFDYAALEPNATQAMARQHIEILEALIASDLRGAAKALTRHIRAQQPNTAKMIDHLAHREP